One window of Treponema denticola genomic DNA carries:
- a CDS encoding DUF6364 family protein: MKTELILKIDKNIAESMRHYAVKNKKSMSKFVEDLFNNSMGINQRIEEISPLVKELSGIIKEQDLENISY; the protein is encoded by the coding sequence ATGAAAACTGAATTGATTTTAAAAATAGATAAAAATATTGCTGAATCGATGAGACATTATGCGGTCAAAAATAAAAAAAGTATGTCAAAATTTGTTGAAGATCTTTTTAATAATTCAATGGGTATAAATCAAAGGATAGAAGAAATATCTCCGCTGGTCAAAGAATTGAGCGGCATTATAAAAGAGCAGGATTTAGAAAATATAAGTTATTAG
- a CDS encoding HigA family addiction module antitoxin: MSNYIETPTMGEILSEEFFIPLSLSAYKVAREINVPTSRIQDILHNRRRITIDTSLRLAKFFGVSDGYFMSLQNDIDIRNAKLELAPQLEEIKTYVYA; this comes from the coding sequence ATGTCTAATTATATTGAAACACCTACAATGGGAGAAATCCTTAGTGAAGAATTTTTCATTCCTCTTAGTCTTTCAGCCTATAAAGTTGCAAGAGAAATAAATGTTCCAACTTCCCGTATTCAGGATATTCTTCATAACCGCAGGAGAATTACCATAGATACATCTTTGCGTCTTGCAAAATTTTTCGGAGTGTCCGATGGATATTTTATGTCATTACAGAATGACATAGATATTCGGAATGCTAAATTGGAACTTGCTCCCCAGCTTGAAGAAATAAAGACTTATGTGTATGCATAA
- a CDS encoding type II toxin-antitoxin system RelE/ParE family toxin → MIKSFADKDTELIYDQKFSKRLPTTIQKAALRKLMMLDNAKCLEDLRVPPSNHLELLVGNRKGQHSIRINNQWRVCFTEKNGHYYDVEIVDYH, encoded by the coding sequence ATGATAAAGAGTTTTGCGGATAAAGATACTGAACTTATCTATGATCAGAAGTTTTCTAAACGGCTTCCTACTACAATACAGAAAGCCGCCTTGCGTAAACTGATGATGCTGGATAACGCAAAGTGTCTGGAAGATTTACGAGTGCCGCCTAGCAATCACCTGGAACTTCTTGTTGGAAACAGAAAAGGTCAGCATTCAATCCGTATAAATAATCAGTGGCGTGTCTGTTTTACTGAAAAAAATGGGCATTATTATGATGTAGAAATTGTGGATTACCACTAG
- the tgt gene encoding tRNA guanosine(34) transglycosylase Tgt: MKEKKEIFTLLHQDAASPARTGVLELPHGKVLTPAFMPVGTAATVKAMTKDDLDEIGFEIILANTYHLFLRPGIEVIKAAGGLHGFSGWKKNFLTDSGGFQVFSLSQLRKITEEGVKFQSHIDGSRQFLSPEIAVELQTGFNSDIQMQLDICSSFGISKTQTLADLKITMNWLDRAFAAWHNTPDEYDGALFPIVQGGFFEDLRLQSLEAILKHEPRGIAIGGLSIGEPKDLYQEYLSFTAKHIPKNKPLYVMGIGTPDYILEAVKNGVDIFDCVLPSRNARNGNLFTHEGAISIKRKEYEFDFNPIDSQCKCKVCRQYTRAYLRHLFRTKEILYSMLATYHNLAFLYSMVQDIREAIQNDSFNDYYKNFLKKYENRLE, from the coding sequence ATGAAAGAAAAAAAAGAAATTTTTACACTTTTACATCAAGATGCGGCTTCACCTGCAAGGACGGGAGTTTTGGAGCTGCCTCATGGAAAGGTGCTTACTCCGGCCTTTATGCCTGTTGGAACAGCGGCTACCGTAAAGGCGATGACAAAGGATGACTTAGACGAAATAGGTTTTGAAATTATTTTGGCCAATACATACCATCTTTTTTTACGGCCGGGAATTGAAGTTATAAAAGCGGCAGGGGGCTTACACGGCTTTTCAGGCTGGAAAAAAAACTTTTTAACCGATTCAGGGGGCTTTCAAGTTTTTTCGCTTTCACAATTAAGAAAAATTACCGAAGAGGGTGTAAAATTTCAAAGCCACATAGACGGAAGCCGTCAATTTTTAAGCCCTGAAATTGCGGTAGAATTGCAGACGGGCTTTAACAGCGACATTCAAATGCAGCTGGACATCTGCTCTTCTTTTGGGATAAGCAAAACCCAAACCCTTGCCGACCTTAAAATAACTATGAACTGGCTCGACAGAGCCTTTGCAGCTTGGCATAATACCCCCGATGAATATGACGGAGCCCTCTTTCCTATCGTGCAAGGCGGGTTCTTTGAAGACCTAAGACTTCAAAGCCTTGAAGCTATCTTAAAGCATGAACCTAGGGGAATTGCCATAGGCGGCCTTTCCATAGGAGAACCTAAAGACCTCTACCAAGAATATTTGAGTTTTACTGCAAAGCATATCCCAAAAAATAAACCTCTCTATGTAATGGGAATAGGAACCCCCGACTACATCCTCGAAGCCGTAAAAAACGGAGTCGATATTTTTGATTGTGTACTGCCTTCCCGAAATGCCCGGAATGGAAACCTTTTTACCCATGAAGGAGCCATTTCAATTAAGCGGAAAGAATACGAGTTCGACTTTAACCCGATCGATTCTCAATGCAAGTGCAAGGTTTGCCGACAATATACAAGGGCCTATTTGCGGCATTTATTTAGAACAAAAGAAATTTTATACTCAATGCTTGCAACTTATCATAACTTGGCTTTTTTATATAGTATGGTACAAGACATAAGAGAGGCCATTCAAAACGATTCTTTTAACGATTATTATAAAAATTTTTTAAAGAAATATGAAAACCGTTTAGAATAA
- a CDS encoding HEAT repeat domain-containing protein encodes MKTLKKELNFFLKPGVLSLLFILSLAVLLGAKETAQPPSENQATQADEKKKKEVSEFEEKRDTILYGIGDDILELIKKLKADEDDRFDADLQKVFAETKIPAIREALFAYFAEKKNDCLKTDALMLLENKDDAPQETVRSAISYIRELEIYEGIDFLRQILKDEQDEYRDLCISAIGKIGKPEDAVFLTELFDSESSDDEKKSLIIKQNIMFALEDLHTPEISDFLIRVAEDSDENSIIRGSAASALGKIGNEDAVPILSELFEDKDPVLRTAAIKGIASFKDEKAKSILTQAFKDSYYKVRLQAVQSAKEEKAEDAVPFILYRAKKDPENVVKLAAIEALSHFNNAEANEWLIDSFNEEMTGLSIRLKIAESLLKNNFNVIFDDVKKAALKAISDKKQNKFSAELGKVISKVENRGTAPIAEAYLNHKDPIFKSIGLDMFKRNRYPELVSLVSLIAEDEKNGALSRRAKGLLQSGNTNSSQNNQTGTK; translated from the coding sequence ATGAAAACCCTAAAAAAAGAATTAAACTTTTTTTTAAAACCCGGCGTGCTAAGCCTCCTATTTATTTTAAGCTTAGCAGTTCTACTTGGAGCCAAAGAAACCGCCCAGCCTCCTTCAGAAAATCAGGCAACTCAAGCTGATGAAAAAAAGAAAAAAGAAGTTTCGGAATTTGAAGAAAAAAGAGATACGATTCTTTACGGCATTGGCGACGATATCTTGGAACTTATAAAAAAACTAAAAGCCGATGAAGATGACCGCTTTGATGCCGATTTGCAGAAAGTATTTGCCGAGACCAAGATTCCTGCAATCAGAGAAGCCTTATTTGCTTACTTTGCCGAAAAAAAGAACGATTGCTTAAAGACCGATGCCCTCATGCTCTTGGAAAATAAAGATGACGCCCCCCAAGAAACCGTCCGTTCGGCGATTTCCTACATACGGGAACTTGAGATATATGAAGGCATAGATTTTTTAAGGCAAATCTTAAAAGATGAACAAGACGAATACAGGGACCTTTGTATTTCTGCAATAGGAAAGATAGGAAAACCGGAGGATGCAGTTTTTCTTACAGAGCTTTTTGATTCTGAAAGTTCCGATGACGAAAAAAAATCACTAATAATAAAACAAAACATAATGTTTGCCTTGGAAGATTTGCACACCCCCGAAATCAGTGATTTTTTAATTAGAGTCGCTGAAGACTCCGATGAAAATTCCATCATAAGAGGCAGTGCTGCTTCAGCTCTTGGAAAAATAGGCAACGAAGATGCTGTTCCGATTTTGTCGGAACTTTTTGAAGATAAGGATCCGGTTTTAAGAACAGCTGCGATAAAGGGCATTGCAAGCTTTAAGGACGAAAAAGCCAAAAGCATCTTGACCCAAGCCTTTAAGGATTCTTATTATAAAGTAAGACTGCAAGCCGTTCAGTCCGCAAAAGAAGAAAAAGCAGAAGATGCCGTTCCGTTTATTTTATACCGTGCAAAAAAAGATCCTGAAAATGTTGTAAAACTGGCCGCCATAGAAGCCCTCTCCCATTTTAACAATGCGGAAGCAAACGAATGGCTCATAGATTCTTTTAATGAAGAAATGACAGGCTTATCAATCCGCTTAAAAATTGCCGAAAGCCTTTTAAAGAATAATTTTAATGTAATTTTTGATGATGTAAAGAAGGCTGCATTAAAAGCTATTTCAGACAAGAAGCAAAATAAATTTTCCGCAGAGCTGGGCAAGGTTATTTCAAAAGTTGAAAACAGAGGAACAGCCCCCATAGCCGAGGCCTATCTAAATCATAAGGATCCGATTTTTAAGAGTATAGGGCTTGATATGTTTAAACGGAATAGATATCCCGAGCTGGTGTCCCTTGTTTCCTTAATTGCCGAAGACGAAAAAAACGGAGCTTTAAGCCGACGAGCTAAAGGCCTCTTACAATCCGGTAATACAAATAGCTCTCAAAACAATCAAACAGGCACTAAATAA